A region from the Papaver somniferum cultivar HN1 unplaced genomic scaffold, ASM357369v1 unplaced-scaffold_22, whole genome shotgun sequence genome encodes:
- the LOC113340626 gene encoding uncharacterized protein LOC113340626: protein MKDLGSLSYFLGFKVGMSPTGYFISQVKYASEILQRAGLSDNKVTDTPLELNVKYIPTYGTLLSNQTLYRELVGSISYLTITRPDISHAVHIVSQFMSALRSTNYAAVLRILRYIKGYLHQGLCFSSKSDITLQAYSDSDWAVYYG from the coding sequence atgaaagatcttggatcTTTAAGTTACTTTCTTGGCTTTAAAGTTGGCAtgtcacccactggttatttcatATCACAAGTCAAATATGCATCTGAGATTCTACAGCGTGCAGGGCTATCTGACAATAAGGTAACTGAcacacctcttgaattgaatGTAAAATACATTCCTACATATGGGACTCTATTGTCTAATCAAACACTGTATCGTGAACTGGTAGGGAGTATAAGTTACTTGACCATTACGAGACCAGACATAAGTCATGCAGTTCACATAGTCAGTCAATTTATGTCTGCTCTAAGGTCTACTAATTATGCAGCTGTTCTCAGAATTCTAAGATATATCAAGGGGTATCTTCATCAAGGTCTGTGTTTCTCATCAAAGTCTGATATCACTCTTCAAGCTTACTCAGATTCCGATTGGGCTGTATATTACGGATAG